One window of Parambassis ranga chromosome 3, fParRan2.1, whole genome shotgun sequence genomic DNA carries:
- the saa gene encoding serum amyloid A: protein MKTLLAGIVLVLVVQTNAQWYNFPREAYQGAGDMWRAYSDMREANFINSDKYFHARGNYDAAQRGEGGKWAAEVISNAREGWQGSSGRGAEDTAADQEANHWGRNGGDPSRYRPAGLPDKY, encoded by the exons ATGAAGACTCTTCTGGCAGGAATagttctggttctggttgtACAAACCAATGCTCAGTGGTACAATTTTCCTCGTGAAGCTTATCAAG GAGCTGGTGATATGTGGAGAGCCTACAGTGACATGAGGGAAGCCAACTTTATAAATTCAGACAAATACTTTCATGCCAGAGGAAACTATGATGctgcacagagaggagaaggaggcaaATGGGCTGCTGAGGTCATCAG TAATGCCAGAGAGGGATGGCAGGGATCCTCGGGTCGAGGTGCTGAGGACACTGCTGCTGATCAGGAGGCAAACCATTGGGGACGAAACGGAGGAGATCCCAGCAGATACAGGCCAGCAGGTCTTCCAGACAAGTACTGA